In Oncorhynchus keta strain PuntledgeMale-10-30-2019 chromosome 36, Oket_V2, whole genome shotgun sequence, the DNA window ttcatgaggtagtcacctggaatgcatttcaattaacaggtgtgattTGTTAAAGGTTCATTTTTGGAAttcatcagttgtgttgtgacaaggtatgggtggtatacagaggatagccctatttggtaaatgaacaagtccatattatggcaagagcagctcaaccctggaatgagtaggtgtatccaaacttttgactggtactatatatatatttatactcttactttttagatttgtgtgtattgttgtgtattagATATTACTGACATTTTGGATCTAGGAACATagatatgtgtatgcgaccaataaaatttgatttgataggagaaaacagaggatggaCTAACAACAATTGTAGTTacaccacaatactaacctaaatgacagagtgaaaagatggaaggctgtacaaaataaaaaatactccAAAACATGCATTTTGATTGCAATAAAGCACTAAAGTcaaacaaaaaaatgtggcaGAGAAATCAACTTTATGTCCTAAATATACAACACTTTAtatttggggaaaatccaacacattatatcactgagtatcactcttCAAATgttcaagcattgtggtggctgcatcaggttatgggtatgcttgtcatcttcATGGGAGGTTTTAAGGATGAAAATAAACCAATaagagcacaggcaaaatcccagaggaaaacctggattagtctgctttccaacagacactgggagacaaattcacctttcagcaggacaatgacctaaaacgcaaggccaaatatacactggagttgttaaCCAAggtgacattgaatgttcctgagtgacctagttacagttttgacttaaatcggcttgaaaatctacagcaagacttgaaaatgtctgtctagcaaggatcaacaaccaacttgagagAGCTTTAAGAATTTTTCTAAGTTGTAAATATTGTAGGaaccaggtgtgcaaagctcttagagtctgacccagaaagactcaaatctgtaattgctgccaaatgtgattctaacatgtgtcgactcaagggtgtgaatacttacagttgaagtcggaagtttacatacaccttagccaaatacatttaaactcagttttttcgcaattcctgacatttaatcctagtaaaaattccctgtcttaggtcagttaggatcacaactttattttaagaatatgaaatgtcagaataatagtagaaataatgatttatttcagcttttatttctttcatcacattcccagtgggtcagaagtttgcatacactcaatgagtatttggaagcattgcctttacatttttaaACTTCggtcaaacttttcgggtagccttccacaagcttcccacaataagttgggtgaattttggcccattcctcccgacatagctagtgtaactgagtcaggtttgtaggcctccttggtcgtacacgctttttcagttctgcccacaaattttctataggattgaggtcagggctttgtgatggccactccaataccttgactttgttgtccttaagctatttagccacaactttggaggtatgcttggggtcattgtccatttggaagacccatttgcgaccaagctttaacttcctgactgatgtcttgagatgttgcttcaatacatccacataattttctggcctcatgatgccatctattttgtgaagtgcatcagtccctcctgcagcaaagcacccccacaactgaatgctgccacccccgtgcttcacggttgggatggtgttcttcggcttgaaagcatccccctttcccccccaaacataacaatggtcattatgaccaaacagttgtatttttgtttcatcagaccagaggacatttctccaaaaagtatgatctttgtccccatgtgcagtttcaaactgtagtctggtgtttttatggcggttttggagcagtggcttcttccttgccgagcggcctttaaggttatgtcgatataggactcgttttactgtggatatagatacttttgtacctgtttcctccagcatcttcacagggtcctttgctgttgttctgggattgatttgcacttttcgcaccgaattacgttcatctctaggagacaaaacgcttctccttcctgagcggtatgacggctgcgtggtcccatggtgttttccTTGCagactattatttgtacagatgaacatggtcccttcaggcatttggaaattgctcacaaggatgaaccagacttgtgtaggtctacaattttttctgaggttttagctgatttcttttgattttcccatgatgttaagcaaagaggcactgagtttgtcagtaggccttgaaatacataatATGTCTGTAAAGAATTttgggaaaaatgacttgtgtcattcacaaagtatatgtcctaaccgacttgcccaaactatagttcgttaacaagaaatttgtggagtggttgagaaacAAATTTTACTtgctccaaactaagtgtatgtaaacttccgacttcaactgtatgtacatttgatatttctgtatttaattttcaatatatTCGCAAAAAAAtcactgtcattatgggttactctgtgtagatgggtgagataaaAAAAATCGCtataatcaattttgaattcaggctgtaacacaataaaacgTAGAATAAGTGAAGGGGGAtagatactttctgaaggcacagtacaCCAACTGTCTCTCAATAAAAGCATCCTCATCATTGCGCCCTGTAAGAAATCAACTTTTCAGGGATACTTAAGCCAATACCTTAAGCAAGATACCCTGTTATACAATAATCCTACATTTGATCGGGTCAGATTTTACTACTTTGATTCTGAAACCTACTTTTCTGTCTTGCTTTCCAGTAGTAAAGGAAGAAAGCAACCAGAATGAGCAGAGGGAAGACTTAAGCCAGACGGGATCTGAGAGAGTCTTGGTGCTAGAAAGACTAGCTAATAATGTAGCCAAACGTAAGAGCACTATGCCACAGAAGTTTGTAGGTAAGGGATAAAGTCTGCTTCCCTTTGTATACCAACAAACATTGCTTTAACTGCAAAGCACACGACTTCGGTTCTAAATGTGAGAATTGCGTATTTCAGTTTGATGCATTCTGAGTTGCCACGATTGCGCTGCAGAATATGCtgtttaataaaacaacacatattcagcatgatcaccctTGTGCCTGGAATCTGTTATCATTAGAACAATGTTTGAGCTTTATTTAAGTTGATCAATCATAATATTTCCATTGAATTAAACTTTAACGCTTTGTGTATTATACATTTATTTGAAGATGACTCTTACTTAAATTAAATTAAGTAAATATATTAATAAAAATATGCTGACAAAACATGTAAAAAATGACAATAAATAAAACAAAGTAATCAGCCATGAGACACTAAGGAGAACAATGTAAAGAATGGAAAACTCGAAATAAGGAGAATCACCAATCAATATCAGTAAAATTGTGACCAATccattttggggcggcaggtagcctagtgattagagcattggactagtaaccgaaaggttgcaagatcaaatccccaagctgacaaggtaaaaatctgtcgttctgtccctgaacaaggcagttaacccactgttcctaggccgtcattgaaaataagaatttgttcttaactgacttgcctagttagataaagCTAATTCTATTTGAATTGTAACATTGGTAATTGATCTGTTTTCCCTTTCTAATCCTCAGGTGGGAAGCGTCTCTCCGACCTCTCCTTCGAGGGCAACCCCGGGGAACTGATGCAGCCTCATGTCATCGACCAGGCCATCAACAGCGCCATCAGCTACCTGGGTGCCGAGTCCCTGCGACCTCTCATCCAGACCTCCCCAACCTCCTCTGAAGTGGGGCTCATTGGCTCCATGTACCCCCTCCACAAGCTGCCTCCAGAGGGACAAGGGGCGGGGGGCCACGGCCTGTCAGCCAAGGACAGCGCAGCTGAGAATTTGCTGCTGCTCGCCAAGTCCAAATCAGCCTCCAGCGAGAGGGACGGCTCCCCCAACCACAGTGGCCAGGATTCCACTGACACGGAGAGCAACAATGAAGAGAGGGCAGGTGGCGGGGCATCGGGCCTCATCTACCTGAACAACCACATCACGCCTGTGGTGCGTAATGGCGTGTTGCCCCTGGCAAAGGAGGAACAGCAGCGGCAGTACGAGGCCATGCGGGCCAGCATCGAGATGGCCTCAGAGGGGTTCAAGGTGCTgagtggagagggggagcagTTGAGGGCATATCGCTGTGAACACTGCCGCATCCTCTTCCTAGACCACGTGATGTACACCATCCACATGGGCTGCCACGGCTTCCGAGACCCCTTTGAGTGTAACCTCTGTGGCCACCGCAGTCAGGACCGATACGAGTTTTCCTCACACATGACCCGAGGGGAGCATTGCTACTGAGTGGCCCACtgaacacacactaccacacgaacacacacacacgctcacacagacatacccccccacacacttGCTTATTTGAAAGTGGCGATTTTTATACATTGTCAAGAAATTGCATGTTTGAAAAACAAAGAACAAGAGTAGTTTATGTTAACTTCACATGTTCAGGAGGAAAAGGGAAACGATTCCTCCATCTGCTTTTTAGAAAACAAAAGGTGGTAAAATAACTGTTCAGTGAACAAAACAAACAACTTAAAAAATGATTGTGATTCAGCAGTAAGTATCATGTGTCACATACGGTATAGTTTTAAGTCTTTGATCTACCCTTTGATGTCTGTATACATTAAATAAACGTCTCTGTTTTCTGATAGCCTACCTGGAGAAATATCTGATAGCCTACCTGGAAAATTATCTGATAGCCTACCTGGAGAAATATCTGATAGCCTACCTGGAGAAATATCTGTATATTTTATTCTAAAGAATACAATCATACAATAAAGTTGTTTTTTAAATGGCAAGGTATTGCTTGACATTTACGTAAGGGGTAATCAACAAGAGGCTATgcgttctatggaaaataatgaaaGATGTGGAAGGTGTGTTCCACAACGCGGCAGAGGAGTGGAACTAAACCTTCCACTGAGTTGCATTATtatccagagaacgcatagagcacCAAGTTGAATATCTCTTTTATACCATGGCTGTAATTTAGCACATTTGACACAAGACATGTGTTACTTTGCAGGTAGAAATGTGTTCGACATTCACTGTAGATTTTACTATAACTACAGCAGTTGCTGTggtaactacatttacatttaaatttaACTAATGTAACTAAACAAACAGACTTTTaaaatttaaccaggcaagtcagttaagaaccaattcttatttacaatgactgcctacaccgaccaaacccaggcgacgctgggccaatcgtgCACCACCCTATGGAACTCAaaatcatggctggttgtgattCTGGTtgtgtgccactcaggagcccatgcctgtttagctaaccaaaccatcagtactagcttgctattatgaaaatTGGGAATTCAACAATACCAACATTGTTTTCAATttgacttttgctttcaaaatgagctcaaacaaaacatgcaagAATGAACTATATAATGAACTACATCCATAAGCAGTATATGTAATATACCGTGCATTATTTAAccaataacaaaaaaaaacacgCCCGAGGGGGTGTtatatatggtcaatataccacaacccccgaggtgccttattgctattacaaACTgcttaccaacataattagaacagtaaaaataaatatttggtcataCCCGTGAtgtaccatggctttcagccaatgagcattcagggctcaaaccacccagtttataaaggcaattataaactgggtggttcgaatgttgattggctgacagctgtggtatatcagtctgtataccacgggtatgacaaaacatttatatttACTGCTCtcattacgttggtaaccagtatataatagcaataaagcacctcgggggtttgtggtatatggccaatatactgtaccacggctaagggctgtgtccaggcacccAGTGTTgcatcgtgcttaagaacagcccttagctgtggtatatggccaatatactgtACCACGGCTAAGGTCTGTATCCAGGCACCCAGTGTTgcatcgtgcttaagaacagcccttaaccgtggtatattggccttaTAGTGTACCACActccctctggccttattgcttaaataatgcacgctctagaatgcccttcaagccaatcagaaatgagAATTCAGCAATGCCGTGGTATAAAGTTTTTTATGCATTATTTATGCTGTGTACACATGCACGTGTTTCTTTTTGTAATTTATTAGTTGGTGTTAGGGTTTCCTATGTTTGATTTGTTCAGTTCAAACATTCCCTACCATTAATCAAATGTGATAGATGGATTTGAGTTGAATAAACGAATGACCGAACTCGAGTGTTATTTActgaaatatatttttgtttgatATAAAGTATGGATGGTATTCAGTTTTGTCCCAGCTTTTGACCTCGGTGGCAGAGACAATGTTACTCTCAATTTGAACTGAACTTTTAAAGTAACTTTACTcatactgtatattatcatgCTTGCAAATATCAATAAAGGATATTTTACATACCCCAAAATAATACTGATATTAGTTGTTTTTTTTCATAGTAAGATTCACCAGTGGAAGGTAAAATTGAGGATGCACTGTATTTTCCCACTGGACTCATGTCCATAGCAAACGTTTCACACTATTCCATTTCTACACGTGGATATTTGAATGAAAATTAATTGTAGTTATTAAAAGCAATTCAGAATCATCAGGGTGCAACATCTGGCACATTTATACATTTAAAGCAAATAATATTGATCTGACAATATACCATGGAATAGAGAGCTGTGTTTGCTCTGTACATTTCACTCATTGAGAATAGCCTATAGGCAAAACTAGACGTGCAGTACATGACCCGAAACACTTGAGTGAGCAAACCTCTCAATACTTTCATTACTGCCATGATAACCAAATGGATAAATACATTTATAGAAATATGAAATGTAATTGCACTTTCTCAAACGTTTCTAAATTGGTAAGTTCACAACGTGCCAGTTATTCAAAATGTAGCCGCTACTTGTCACGGAAAAAAAGACTGAATGACATATTCCcggtgaaaatatatatattttttcaacgCAAAAACATTGCAGCCAACTTGAATTAATGCTGAATAAATGAATGCTTATTGTATTTAAACTACGCGTAAGATACTTTTCATGACTTCTAACTCCAACATGGGCTTGCTAAAGGGTCCTGCGTATCAGGTTAAAATAGAAATAGATGAATGATATAATGAAACCACATGAACACCAAGCAGCGGTACACTGGGGCTTGAAGGACAGAGGATTTGATTAGGTAATTTACTGTAGTTCAAAAAGATCTAGCAATAGAGGAGTAAGGCTCAGAATTCAGGAAAATATCTACAAGGCAGGGCACTGAACACTGGACATGATCACCTGAGAGAAAAGAGTGCTTACACACAGAACCAGACAGAATGACTGCCGGGGGGTGCTAACACACAGAACCAGACAGAATGACTGCCGGGGGGTGCTAACACACAGAACCAGACAGAATGACTGCCGGGGGGTGctaacacacagacccagacacagaACCAGACAGAATGACTGCCGGGGGGGGGGTGCTAACACACAGAACCAGACAGAATGACTGCCGGGTGGGGGTGCTTACACACAGAACCAGACAGAATGACTGCCGGGGGGGGGTGCTACACACAGAACCAGACAGAATGACTGCCGGGGGGTGGTGCTTACACACAGAACCAGACAGAATGACTGCCGGGGGGGTGCTTACACACAGAACCAGACAGAATGACTGCCGGGGGGTGCTTACACACAGAACCAGACAGAATGACTGCCGGGGGGGGGTGCTTACACACAGAACCAGACAGAATGACTGCCGGGGGGGGTGCTTACACACAGAACCAGACAGAATGACTGCCGGGTGGGGGGTGCTTACACACAGAACCAGACAGAATGACTGCCGGGGGGTGGTGCTTACACACAGAACCAGACAGAATGACTGCCGGGGGGGGTGCTAACACACAGAACCAGACAGAATGACTGCCGGGGGGGTGGGACAGAATGTGCTAACACACAGAACCAGACAGAATGACTGCCGGGGGGGGTGCTAACACACAGAACCAGACAGAATGACTGCCGGGGGGGTGCTAACACACAGAACCAGACAGAATGACTGCCGGGGGGTGCTACACACAGAACCAGACAGGACTGCCGGGGGTGCTAACACACAGAACCAGGGATGCTAACACACAGAACCAGACAGAATGACTGCGGGGTTGGGGGGGGTGCTAACACACAGAACCAGGAATGACTgctaacacacacaaccagacagaATGACTGCCGGGGCTGGGGGGAATGCTAACACACAGAACCAGACAGAATGACTGCCGGGGCTGGGGGGGATGCTAACACACAGAACCAGACAGAATGACTGCCGGGGTTGGGGGTGCTAACACACAGAACCAGACAGAATGACTGCCGGGGTTGGGGGGGATGCTAACACACAGAACCAGACAGAATGACTGCCGGGGTTGGGGGTGCTAACACACAGAACCAGACAGAATGACTGCCGGGGCTGGGGGAATGCTAACACACAGAACCAGACAGAATGACTGCCGGGGCTGGGGGGGATGCTAACACACAGAACCAGACAGAATGACTGCCGGGGTTGGGGGTGCTAACACACAGAACCAgacagaatgactgccagggttgggGGGGATGCTAACACACAGAACCAGACAGAATGACTGCCGGGGTTGGGGGTGCTAACACACAGAACCAGACAGAATGACTGCCGGGGCTGGGGGAATGCTAACACACAGAACCAGACAGAATGACTGCCGGGGCTGGGGGGGATGCTAACACACAGAACCAGACAGAATGACTGCCGGGGGGGGTGCTAACACACAGAACCAGACAGAATGACTGCCGGGTGGAGGGGTGCTAACACACAGAACCAGACAGAATGACTGCCGGGGTTGGGGGTGCTAACACACAGAACCAGACAGAATGACTGCCGGGGTTGGGGGGGGATGCTAACACACAGAACCAGACAGAATGACTGCC includes these proteins:
- the LOC118369525 gene encoding DNA-binding protein Ikaros-like isoform X5 is translated as MVYWVSAFICRTQSKCQGLLHRLPEQTRPLDKSKQNASVEHRNIEMLGWKEEVQWRGEGPRAEFHGAAAALRTSTHGAGGSWKNFILQTQGIAEYLHRMETEEAQEMSQTPGRDSPPPNDVSEDQDEAMPVPEDLSASSNLQHNNRGDKGGMGERPFQCSQCGASFTQKGNLLRHIKLHSGEKPFKCHLCNYACRRRDALSGHLRTHSVGKPHKCAYCGRSYKQRSSLEEHKERCHNYLQCMGLQNSIYTVKEESNQNEQREDLSQTGSERVLVLERLANNVAKRKSTMPQKFVGGKRLSDLSFEGNPGELMQPHVIDQAINSAISYLGAESLRPLIQTSPTSSEVGLIGSMYPLHKLPPEGQGAGGHGLSAKDSAAENLLLLAKSKSASSERDGSPNHSGQDSTDTESNNEERAGGGASGLIYLNNHITPVVRNGVLPLAKEEQQRQYEAMRASIEMASEGFKVLSGEGEQLRAYRCEHCRILFLDHVMYTIHMGCHGFRDPFECNLCGHRSQDRYEFSSHMTRGEHCY
- the LOC118369525 gene encoding DNA-binding protein Ikaros-like isoform X4, producing the protein MVYWVSAFICRTQSKCQGLLHRLPEQTRPLDKSKQNASVEHRNIEMLGWKEEVQWRGEGPRAEFHGAAAALRTSTHGAGGSWKNFILQTQGIAEYLHRMETEEAQEMSQTPGRDSPPPNDVSEDQDEAMPVPEDLSASSNLQHNNRGDKGGMGERPFQCSQCGASFTQKGNLLRHIKLHSGEKPFKCHLCNYACRRRDALSGHLRTHSVGKPHKCAYCGRSYKQRSSLEEHKERCHNYLQCMGLQNSIYTVVKEESNQNEQREDLSQTGSERVLVLERLANNVAKRKSTMPQKFVGGKRLSDLSFEGNPGELMQPHVIDQAINSAISYLGAESLRPLIQTSPTSSEVGLIGSMYPLHKLPPEGQGAGGHGLSAKDSAAENLLLLAKSKSASSERDGSPNHSGQDSTDTESNNEERAGGGASGLIYLNNHITPVVRNGVLPLAKEEQQRQYEAMRASIEMASEGFKVLSGEGEQLRAYRCEHCRILFLDHVMYTIHMGCHGFRDPFECNLCGHRSQDRYEFSSHMTRGEHCY
- the LOC118369525 gene encoding DNA-binding protein Ikaros-like isoform X6, producing the protein MLGWKEEVQWRGEGPRAEFHGAAAALRTSTHGAGGSWKNFILQTQGIAEYLHRMETEEAQEMSQTPGRDSPPPNDVSEDQDEAMPVPEDLSASSNLQHNNRGDKGGMGERPFQCSQCGASFTQKGNLLRHIKLHSGEKPFKCHLCNYACRRRDALSGHLRTHSVGKPHKCAYCGRSYKQRSSLEEHKERCHNYLQCMGLQNSIYTGGKRLSDLSFEGNPGELMQPHVIDQAINSAISYLGAESLRPLIQTSPTSSEVGLIGSMYPLHKLPPEGQGAGGHGLSAKDSAAENLLLLAKSKSASSERDGSPNHSGQDSTDTESNNEERAGGGASGLIYLNNHITPVVRNGVLPLAKEEQQRQYEAMRASIEMASEGFKVLSGEGEQLRAYRCEHCRILFLDHVMYTIHMGCHGFRDPFECNLCGHRSQDRYEFSSHMTRGEHCY